Proteins from a single region of Mumia flava:
- the kynU gene encoding kynureninase → MTITLDDARALDRDDSLGRFRDEFLIGDDPVAYLDGNSLGRPPLRTLARVEDLMRREWGGRLIRGWEDGWLELPEQVGDRLAAASLGAAPGQTVVAESTSVNIFKLLHAACDLRPGRDEIVATDTDFPTDRYLVESVAAARGMTVRWLSPDLVVGVEPEDVRAALSERTAFVLLSHVDYRSGALADLPTITALAHDAGALAVWDLCHSAGAVPLALDADGVDLAVGCTYKYLNGGPGAPAFLYVAERHIGAVRQPITGWWGVADRFAMGPTYEPAPSIRVMLSGTAYVPGLVAVDASAEVVAEAGLEAIRAKSVALTSLCVELADAWLEPHGFRVASPRDPARRGSHITVRGPGARAVADAMTQARVIPDYRNPDMIRLGLSPLTTSYAELWTALDVTRRIVEER, encoded by the coding sequence GTGACGATCACGCTCGACGACGCCCGTGCCCTGGACCGCGACGACTCGCTCGGCCGCTTCCGAGACGAGTTCCTGATCGGCGACGACCCCGTCGCCTACCTCGACGGCAACTCGCTCGGCCGCCCGCCCCTGCGCACCCTCGCTCGGGTCGAGGACCTGATGCGCCGCGAGTGGGGCGGGCGCCTGATCCGCGGCTGGGAGGACGGCTGGCTCGAGCTGCCCGAGCAGGTCGGCGACCGGCTTGCGGCCGCGAGCCTGGGAGCGGCGCCCGGCCAGACCGTCGTCGCCGAGTCGACGTCGGTGAACATCTTCAAGCTGCTGCACGCCGCCTGCGACCTGCGCCCGGGTCGCGACGAGATCGTCGCCACCGACACCGACTTCCCGACCGACCGCTACCTGGTCGAGTCCGTCGCCGCCGCTCGCGGCATGACGGTGCGGTGGCTCAGCCCCGACCTCGTCGTCGGCGTCGAGCCGGAGGACGTACGGGCGGCGCTGTCCGAGCGGACCGCCTTCGTGCTGCTCAGCCACGTCGACTACCGCTCCGGCGCGCTCGCCGACCTGCCCACGATCACCGCGCTCGCCCACGACGCCGGCGCGCTCGCCGTGTGGGACCTCTGCCACTCCGCCGGCGCGGTGCCGCTCGCACTCGACGCCGACGGCGTCGACCTCGCGGTCGGCTGCACCTACAAGTATCTCAACGGCGGGCCGGGCGCCCCGGCGTTCCTGTACGTCGCGGAGCGCCACATCGGTGCGGTCCGCCAGCCGATCACCGGCTGGTGGGGAGTCGCCGACCGGTTCGCGATGGGCCCGACGTACGAGCCCGCACCCTCGATCCGCGTGATGCTGTCCGGCACGGCGTACGTGCCGGGGCTCGTCGCCGTCGACGCGTCGGCGGAGGTGGTCGCGGAGGCCGGGCTGGAGGCGATCCGCGCGAAGTCGGTCGCCCTCACCTCGCTGTGCGTGGAGCTGGCGGACGCCTGGCTGGAGCCGCACGGGTTCAGGGTCGCGTCGCCGCGGGACCCGGCCCGCCGGGGGAGCCACATCACGGTCCGCGGTCCCGGGGCGCGGGCGGTCGCGGACGCGATGACGCAGGCCCGGGTGATCCCGGACTACCGCAATCCCGACATGATCCGGCTCGGCCTGTCGCCCCTGACCACCTCGTACGCCGAGCTGTGGACCGCGCTCGACGTGACCCGGCGGATCGTCGAGGAGCGGTAG
- a CDS encoding NYN domain-containing protein, with translation MAEPGDTRVAVYIDFDNIVISRYDQVNGRNQFQRDRQKVSVPAGTDPDPEVTEKLERAGVDIGAIIDYASSYGTLVLTRAYADWSAPINADYRGQLVGRAVDLVQLFPAAAYGKNGADIRLAVDAVEDMFRLPDLTHVVIVAGDSDYIALAQRCKRLGRYVVGVGVAGSTSKSLAAACDEMITYDALPGIEPPPAAEAAPKKSTRKRTTKKATHDEAETAEPAAPEEAAAPARGRSGAKKRTSSAQAPVFTEPGSDEQEPEPEDLQAVATRLLARALRLGHEKDDADWLHSSVVKSQMKRMDPSFNEKALGYKSFSDFVKSRDDLAELDESSTARLVRLLARS, from the coding sequence ATGGCCGAACCGGGAGACACCCGCGTCGCCGTCTACATCGACTTCGACAACATCGTGATCTCGCGCTACGACCAGGTCAACGGTCGCAACCAGTTCCAGCGGGACCGCCAGAAGGTCTCGGTGCCGGCCGGGACCGACCCCGATCCGGAGGTCACCGAGAAGCTCGAGCGGGCCGGCGTCGACATCGGCGCGATCATCGACTACGCCTCGTCGTACGGCACGCTCGTCCTGACCCGGGCGTACGCGGACTGGTCGGCGCCGATCAACGCCGACTACCGCGGCCAGCTCGTCGGGCGGGCCGTCGATCTGGTCCAGCTCTTCCCCGCGGCGGCGTACGGCAAGAACGGCGCCGACATCCGGCTCGCCGTGGACGCGGTCGAGGACATGTTCCGGCTGCCCGACCTGACCCACGTAGTGATCGTGGCCGGCGACTCCGACTACATCGCGCTCGCGCAGCGGTGCAAGCGGCTCGGCCGGTACGTGGTGGGGGTCGGCGTCGCGGGTTCGACCAGCAAGTCGCTGGCGGCGGCGTGCGACGAGATGATCACGTACGACGCGCTGCCCGGGATCGAGCCGCCGCCCGCAGCCGAGGCTGCCCCGAAGAAGTCCACGCGCAAACGGACCACGAAGAAGGCCACGCACGACGAGGCGGAGACCGCCGAGCCGGCTGCTCCCGAGGAGGCGGCGGCACCCGCGCGGGGGCGCTCCGGTGCGAAGAAGCGGACCAGCAGCGCGCAGGCCCCGGTCTTCACCGAGCCCGGGAGCGACGAGCAGGAGCCGGAGCCCGAGGACCTGCAGGCGGTCGCGACGCGGCTGCTCGCCCGCGCGCTGCGGCTCGGCCACGAGAAGGACGATGCCGACTGGCTGCACAGCTCGGTGGTGAAGAGTCAGATGAAGCGGATGGACCCGTCGTTCAACGAGAAGGCGCTGGGCTACAAGTCGTTCTCGGACTTCGTGAAGTCGCGCGACGACCTGGCCGAGCTCGACGAGTCCAGCACGGCCCGGCTGGTACGGCTGCTCGCCCGTTCCTGA
- a CDS encoding AzlC family ABC transporter permease — MWRPDLAPGDRSVVVDSLGVGLATGAYGISFGAIGTASGLSVLQTCVLSLLMFSGASQFAFAGVVAAGGSAVTGGVTAVLLGSRNMFYGLGLAPRLRVGGWRRLVAAQIVIDESTAMGVARETDRHARIGFYVTGTSVFVLWNLMTFLGALAGNALGDPRTYGLDAAVGAAFLALLWPRLTAWPQRLVALSGALVAVGTVPVTPAGAPIIVGGAVAVVVGLWLTRRRGADAIADELEHPDDPHHGGGAP; from the coding sequence ATGTGGCGGCCTGACCTCGCGCCGGGTGACCGATCCGTCGTCGTCGACTCGCTCGGGGTCGGCCTCGCGACCGGCGCGTACGGGATCTCCTTCGGCGCGATCGGCACCGCGTCCGGCCTGTCGGTCCTCCAGACGTGCGTGCTGTCGCTGCTGATGTTCAGCGGGGCGTCGCAGTTCGCGTTCGCCGGGGTCGTCGCCGCCGGCGGCAGCGCCGTCACCGGGGGTGTCACGGCGGTGCTGCTCGGCAGCCGGAACATGTTCTACGGCCTCGGACTCGCCCCGCGCCTGCGCGTCGGCGGGTGGCGGCGGCTCGTGGCCGCGCAGATCGTGATCGACGAGTCGACGGCGATGGGGGTGGCGCGCGAGACCGACCGGCACGCGCGGATCGGGTTCTACGTGACCGGGACGTCGGTGTTCGTGCTCTGGAACCTCATGACGTTCCTCGGCGCGCTCGCCGGCAACGCCCTCGGCGACCCCCGGACGTACGGCCTGGACGCCGCGGTCGGCGCCGCGTTCCTCGCGCTGCTGTGGCCGCGACTGACGGCGTGGCCGCAGCGGCTGGTCGCGCTCAGCGGTGCGCTGGTCGCGGTCGGGACGGTGCCCGTGACGCCTGCGGGCGCACCGATCATCGTCGGCGGCGCGGTCGCCGTCGTCGTCGGGCTGTGGCTGACCCGCCGCCGCGGTGCCGACGCGATCGCCGACGAGCTCGAGCACCCCGACGATCCGCACCACGGCGGGGGTGCACCGTGA
- the dapB gene encoding 4-hydroxy-tetrahydrodipicolinate reductase: MSEITVGVLGARGRMGSEAVGAVEEADGMTVVAQVDADDALDALVDGGAQVVVDFTNPSVVMDNLRFCIEHGIHAVVGTSGFDDDRLAEVSTMLADREDVGVLIVPNFSIGAVLMMRFAAIAAPYFESVEIVELHHPDKVDAPSGTATRTAEMIAAARRSAGSAPIPDATTSDPLGARGGVVDGVHVHAVRSRGLVAHQEVLLGDQAETLTIRHDSVHRSSFMPGVVAGVRGVVGRPGLTVGLDAVLGLD; this comes from the coding sequence ATGAGCGAGATCACGGTGGGCGTGCTGGGCGCGCGCGGGCGGATGGGGTCGGAAGCGGTCGGCGCGGTGGAGGAGGCCGACGGCATGACCGTGGTGGCGCAGGTCGACGCGGACGACGCGCTGGACGCCCTGGTCGACGGTGGTGCGCAGGTCGTCGTCGACTTCACGAACCCGAGCGTCGTGATGGACAACCTGCGGTTCTGCATCGAGCACGGGATCCATGCCGTCGTGGGCACCTCCGGCTTCGACGACGACCGCCTCGCCGAGGTGTCCACGATGCTCGCCGACCGCGAGGACGTCGGCGTGCTGATCGTGCCGAACTTCTCGATCGGCGCCGTGCTCATGATGCGGTTCGCGGCGATCGCGGCTCCGTACTTCGAGTCCGTCGAGATCGTCGAGCTGCACCACCCCGACAAGGTCGACGCCCCGTCGGGCACGGCGACGCGGACCGCGGAGATGATCGCCGCCGCACGCCGCTCGGCAGGCTCGGCGCCGATCCCGGACGCGACCACGTCCGACCCGCTCGGCGCGCGCGGTGGCGTCGTCGACGGCGTCCACGTGCACGCCGTACGGTCCCGCGGGCTGGTCGCGCACCAGGAGGTGCTGCTCGGCGACCAGGCCGAGACCCTGACGATCCGACACGACTCCGTCCACCGCTCGTCGTTCATGCCCGGCGTCGTCGCCGGGGTCCGCGGTGTCGTCGGCCGCCCCGGGCTCACCGTCGGTCTCGACGCGGTGCTCGGCCTCGACTAA
- a CDS encoding DUF2461 domain-containing protein yields MADAVAGSAPVGFTVAAADFYEDLENDNTKSFWTAHKQDYETLVRAPMVALTDALADEFGPAKIFRPYRDVRFSADKTPYKTHQGAYVATADSTGYYVQLDASGLRVGAGWYGADSRAKTRYREAVDGRAGAALERILAGLTDAGYALGGDKVRTQPRGWPADHRRIELLRHNTLTLMRSYGTPDWMSTPGLAVRVAEDWRALTPLLEWHRKHVAA; encoded by the coding sequence ATGGCTGACGCGGTGGCGGGCTCCGCCCCGGTGGGCTTCACGGTCGCCGCCGCCGACTTCTACGAGGACCTGGAGAACGACAACACCAAGTCCTTCTGGACTGCGCACAAGCAGGACTACGAGACCCTCGTGCGGGCTCCGATGGTCGCGTTGACCGACGCGCTCGCGGACGAGTTCGGGCCGGCGAAGATCTTCCGTCCGTACCGCGACGTCCGGTTCAGCGCGGACAAGACCCCGTACAAGACCCACCAGGGCGCGTACGTCGCCACCGCCGACTCGACCGGCTACTACGTCCAGCTCGACGCGTCCGGCCTGCGGGTCGGCGCCGGCTGGTACGGCGCGGACTCCCGCGCGAAGACCCGCTATCGCGAGGCGGTCGACGGTCGTGCCGGGGCGGCCCTGGAGCGGATCCTGGCCGGCCTCACCGACGCGGGGTACGCGCTGGGTGGAGACAAGGTCAGGACGCAGCCCCGCGGCTGGCCCGCCGACCACCGCCGGATCGAGCTGCTCCGGCACAACACGCTCACACTGATGCGCTCGTACGGCACGCCCGACTGGATGAGCACGCCCGGTCTCGCCGTCCGGGTAGCGGAGGACTGGCGTGCCCTGACGCCGCTGCTGGAGTGGCACCGCAAGCATGTGGCGGCCTGA
- a CDS encoding M16 family metallopeptidase, translating to MPLDPAQPAGTTRTLLTEGGLVRRTVLPGGLRVVSEAMPGVRTATIGIWVGVGSRDEKPSLSGASHFLEHLLFKGTQRRDAWEISAALEAVGGEMNAFTGKEYTCYHARVLDDDLPLAVDVLADMLTSSTIATDDVEAERDVILSEIAMSEDDPDDVVHELATGLAWGDTPLGRPVAGDPGSVRTLRRSQVQRFYRRHYTASSMVVAVAGNVDHERVVEQVADAFAPLLTDDAGATASATTRRRSGGSRFRRARGLVTRPTEQANVVIGLPGLARGDDRRHTLGVVNTVLGGGMSSRLFQEVREKRGLAYAVYSFALSYSDAGMLGVYAGCAPAKLRDLLKVVTDELATFSERGLSAEELERGKGQLKGGMVLGLEDPASRMSRIGKADLLNGELTGLDEMLRRIDAVTLDDANEMAVAFAGKPSLAVVGPFDSLDDVTG from the coding sequence GTGCCGCTCGACCCGGCTCAGCCTGCCGGGACCACCCGTACGCTCCTCACCGAGGGGGGCCTCGTCCGACGGACGGTGCTCCCCGGGGGGCTGCGGGTGGTCTCGGAGGCGATGCCGGGCGTGCGGACCGCAACGATCGGGATCTGGGTCGGCGTCGGGTCCCGTGACGAGAAGCCCTCGCTGAGCGGCGCCTCGCACTTCCTCGAGCACCTGCTGTTCAAGGGGACGCAGCGTCGCGACGCGTGGGAGATCTCTGCCGCCCTGGAGGCTGTCGGTGGCGAGATGAACGCCTTCACCGGCAAGGAGTACACGTGCTACCACGCGCGTGTGCTCGACGACGACCTCCCGCTCGCGGTCGACGTCCTCGCCGACATGCTGACCTCGTCGACGATCGCGACCGACGACGTCGAGGCCGAGCGGGACGTCATCCTCTCGGAGATCGCGATGAGCGAGGACGACCCGGACGACGTCGTGCACGAGCTCGCCACCGGCCTGGCCTGGGGCGACACCCCGCTGGGCCGCCCGGTGGCAGGCGACCCCGGCTCCGTCCGGACGCTGCGCCGCAGCCAGGTCCAGCGGTTCTACCGCCGGCACTACACGGCGTCGTCGATGGTGGTGGCCGTGGCCGGCAACGTCGACCACGAGCGCGTCGTGGAGCAGGTCGCGGACGCGTTCGCGCCGCTCCTGACCGACGACGCCGGTGCCACGGCGAGCGCGACGACCCGCCGCCGCTCCGGAGGCTCCCGGTTCCGGCGGGCCCGGGGGCTGGTGACCCGGCCGACCGAGCAGGCGAACGTCGTGATCGGTCTGCCCGGGCTGGCACGCGGGGACGACCGGCGGCACACCCTCGGCGTCGTGAACACCGTCCTCGGCGGTGGCATGTCGTCACGCCTGTTCCAGGAGGTGCGCGAGAAGCGCGGACTGGCGTACGCGGTGTACTCCTTCGCTCTGAGCTACAGCGACGCCGGGATGCTGGGCGTGTACGCCGGGTGCGCGCCGGCGAAGCTGCGCGACCTGCTCAAGGTGGTCACCGACGAGCTCGCGACGTTCTCCGAGCGTGGCCTGTCCGCCGAGGAGCTCGAGCGGGGCAAGGGCCAGCTCAAGGGCGGGATGGTGCTCGGTCTCGAGGACCCGGCGTCCCGGATGAGTCGGATCGGCAAGGCCGACCTGCTCAACGGCGAGCTGACCGGGCTGGACGAGATGCTGCGCCGGATCGACGCGGTCACGCTGGACGACGCGAACGAGATGGCCGTCGCGTTCGCCGGCAAGCCGTCGCTGGCGGTCGTCGGGCCGTTCGACTCGCTCGACGACGTCACCGGCTGA
- a CDS encoding cation-translocating P-type ATPase has product METRAEAPPVWARTAGEVLDDLGTSHDGLTAAEADRRYGEVGPNRLEAAARVPWWKRVLAQFQDTLIYILLASAAAKALLEDWVDFAVIMAVAVINAAIGLIQEGRAEKALDGIRAMLSVQADVLRDGAWTRLDADLLVPGDVVRLRGGDKVPADLRVLAATNLQAEESALTGESVPTAKSVGEVAQDAGVGDRHDMLFSGTLVTAGSGQGVVTATGPATEVGRIQTLVQEVEPVETPLSRQLDAFGKALALLIVVMALVMVLIGRLIHDFSVPDLVSATIGFAVAAVPEGLPALVTIILALGVQQMAARRAIVRRLPAVEALGSVTTVCSDKTGTLTKNEMTARVVVTRAHAYDVEGIGYAPTGRVLLDEEPADLATYRDLNAVVTVMGRCNDAEVHESDGRWSLVGVPTDGALRVLGLKAGLSEDGWERLDEIPFDSETKYMATLERDPTGARTLCVKGAPDRVLDRCARQHGADGRVEPLDRAWWESEIDRLGADGLRVLAAALRPVRHGDGSTIRDGDVDEDLVLLGLVGIVDPPRPEAVDAIAQCRRAGIRVKMITGDHAGTAVAIGREMGIVGEGGPEVLTGADLEAMSTEQLRAVVRDVDVFARTSPEHKIRIVSALQHHGEVVAMTGDGVNDAPALTQADVGVAMGIKGTEATKEAADVVLTDDNFATIERAVEEGRRIYDNVRKSVLFLLPTNGAQALVMLVAVVFGLTLPLQPVQVLWINMVTAVSLSFALAYEKAEPGVMDRPPRDPGTSVVDLTYGRRIVIVSLLIGGAALFVFYRSDDRGVPLDEAQTAAVTMLALGQLAYLFNSRFLDRSSLTPAVLRGNRAVWGASAAMLVAQLGFVYLPFMNTWFASAPIGLDVWAWTALLAVVVFLLVEAGKATDRWIAARGRVAE; this is encoded by the coding sequence ATGGAGACACGCGCCGAGGCCCCGCCGGTGTGGGCCCGTACCGCCGGTGAGGTTCTGGACGACCTCGGCACGAGCCACGACGGGCTGACGGCGGCCGAGGCCGACCGGCGGTACGGCGAGGTCGGTCCGAACCGGCTCGAGGCGGCCGCGCGCGTGCCCTGGTGGAAGCGCGTGCTGGCGCAGTTCCAGGACACCCTGATCTACATCCTGCTCGCGTCCGCGGCGGCGAAGGCGCTGCTCGAGGACTGGGTGGACTTCGCCGTGATCATGGCCGTGGCCGTGATCAACGCGGCGATCGGGCTCATCCAGGAGGGCCGCGCCGAGAAGGCGCTCGACGGGATCCGCGCGATGCTGTCCGTCCAGGCCGACGTGTTGCGTGACGGCGCCTGGACCCGGCTCGACGCCGACCTGCTCGTCCCCGGGGACGTGGTGCGCCTGCGTGGCGGCGACAAGGTCCCGGCGGACCTGCGCGTCCTGGCGGCGACGAACCTCCAGGCCGAGGAGTCGGCCCTGACCGGTGAGTCCGTGCCGACCGCGAAGAGCGTCGGTGAGGTCGCGCAGGACGCCGGGGTGGGGGACCGGCACGACATGCTGTTCTCCGGCACGCTCGTCACCGCCGGCAGCGGCCAGGGAGTCGTCACCGCGACGGGCCCGGCGACCGAGGTCGGCCGGATCCAGACCCTGGTCCAGGAGGTCGAACCGGTCGAGACCCCGCTGAGTCGGCAGCTCGACGCGTTCGGCAAGGCGCTCGCGCTGCTGATCGTCGTGATGGCCCTCGTGATGGTGCTGATCGGACGCCTGATCCACGACTTCTCGGTGCCGGACCTGGTCTCCGCGACGATCGGTTTCGCGGTCGCCGCCGTTCCGGAGGGCCTCCCTGCGTTGGTCACGATCATCCTCGCGCTGGGCGTGCAGCAGATGGCGGCGCGGCGGGCGATCGTACGGCGGCTGCCCGCCGTGGAGGCGCTCGGCTCGGTGACGACGGTGTGCTCGGACAAGACCGGGACCCTGACGAAGAACGAGATGACGGCGCGCGTCGTCGTGACGCGCGCCCACGCGTACGACGTGGAGGGGATCGGGTACGCGCCGACGGGGCGCGTGCTGCTCGACGAAGAGCCGGCCGACCTCGCGACGTACCGCGACCTGAACGCCGTCGTCACCGTGATGGGCCGCTGCAACGACGCCGAGGTCCACGAGTCCGACGGACGCTGGTCGCTGGTCGGAGTGCCCACCGATGGAGCGCTGCGGGTGCTCGGTCTGAAGGCGGGACTCTCCGAGGACGGGTGGGAGAGGCTCGACGAGATCCCGTTCGACTCCGAGACCAAGTACATGGCGACCCTGGAGCGGGACCCGACCGGGGCCCGGACGCTCTGCGTGAAGGGGGCGCCGGACCGGGTGCTCGACCGCTGCGCGCGCCAGCACGGTGCCGACGGCCGCGTGGAGCCGCTCGACCGTGCGTGGTGGGAGTCCGAGATCGACCGGCTCGGCGCGGACGGGCTGAGAGTGCTCGCGGCAGCGCTGCGGCCGGTCCGCCACGGCGACGGCTCCACCATCCGCGACGGTGACGTGGACGAGGACCTCGTCCTGCTCGGCCTCGTCGGCATCGTCGACCCTCCACGCCCGGAGGCCGTCGACGCGATCGCGCAGTGCCGCCGGGCGGGGATCCGGGTCAAGATGATCACCGGGGACCACGCCGGGACCGCCGTGGCGATCGGGCGGGAGATGGGGATCGTCGGAGAAGGCGGACCCGAGGTCCTCACCGGGGCGGATCTCGAGGCGATGAGCACCGAGCAGCTGCGCGCGGTCGTACGCGACGTCGACGTGTTCGCCCGGACCAGCCCGGAGCACAAGATCCGGATCGTCTCCGCGCTCCAGCACCACGGCGAGGTGGTCGCGATGACCGGCGACGGGGTGAACGACGCGCCGGCACTCACCCAGGCCGACGTCGGCGTCGCGATGGGGATCAAGGGCACCGAGGCGACCAAGGAGGCCGCCGACGTCGTCCTCACCGACGACAACTTCGCCACGATCGAACGGGCCGTCGAGGAAGGCCGCCGGATCTACGACAACGTGCGCAAGTCCGTGCTGTTCCTGCTGCCGACCAACGGGGCGCAGGCGCTGGTCATGCTCGTCGCCGTGGTGTTCGGGCTGACGCTCCCGCTCCAACCCGTCCAGGTGCTGTGGATCAACATGGTCACCGCCGTGTCGCTCTCGTTCGCCCTCGCGTACGAGAAGGCGGAGCCGGGAGTGATGGACCGGCCGCCCCGCGATCCCGGCACCTCAGTCGTCGACCTCACGTACGGGCGGCGGATCGTGATCGTCTCGCTCCTGATCGGCGGCGCCGCGCTCTTCGTCTTCTACCGCAGCGACGACCGCGGCGTCCCGTTGGACGAGGCGCAGACCGCTGCGGTCACGATGCTCGCGCTGGGTCAGCTCGCGTACCTCTTCAACAGCCGGTTCCTGGACCGCAGCAGCCTCACGCCGGCGGTGCTGCGCGGCAACCGGGCCGTCTGGGGCGCGTCCGCCGCGATGCTGGTCGCGCAGCTGGGGTTCGTGTACCTGCCGTTCATGAACACGTGGTTCGCCTCCGCACCGATCGGGCTCGACGTGTGGGCGTGGACGGCGCTGCTGGCCGTCGTGGTGTTCCTCCTGGTCGAGGCGGGGAAGGCGACCGACCGCTGGATCGCGGCGCGTGGCAGAGTCGCAGAGTGA
- a CDS encoding AzlD domain-containing protein translates to MIWWALIAASLACYGLKLVGLSVPQRVLEHPTTVRVAALIPVGLLGALVAVQVFADGTALVLDARLVGIGVAVVLLVLRAPFLVIVFAAALATALVRLL, encoded by the coding sequence GTGATCTGGTGGGCGCTGATCGCCGCGTCGCTGGCCTGCTACGGGCTCAAGCTGGTCGGGCTGTCGGTGCCGCAGCGGGTGCTCGAGCACCCCACGACCGTACGGGTCGCCGCGCTGATCCCCGTGGGGCTGCTCGGGGCGCTGGTCGCGGTGCAGGTGTTCGCCGACGGGACCGCTCTGGTCCTCGACGCGCGGCTCGTCGGGATCGGGGTGGCGGTCGTGCTGCTCGTGCTGCGAGCGCCGTTCCTCGTGATCGTGTTCGCGGCCGCCCTCGCCACCGCCCTCGTCCGCCTCCTCTGA